Proteins encoded in a region of the Populus nigra chromosome 3, ddPopNigr1.1, whole genome shotgun sequence genome:
- the LOC133689939 gene encoding phospholipid hydroperoxide glutathione peroxidase 1, chloroplastic-like, translated as MASLPFSCSSVPGLKIHPNPTTMASFVTSIKSSLGPSKSAFLQRGFSLQSPNLPGFASKARSFGVFARAATEKSVHDFTVKDIDGKVVALSKFKGKALLIVNVASKCGLTSSNYSELTHIYEKYKTQGFEILAFPCNQFGGQEPGSNPEIKQFACTRYKAEFPIFDKVDVNGPSTAPVYQFLKSSAGGFLGDLIKWNFEKFLVDKNGKVVERYQPTTSPFQIEKDIQKLLAA; from the exons ATGGCTTCCTTACCTTTCTCCTGTTCATCCGTACCGGGTTTGAAAATCCATCCAAACCCTACAACAATGGCTTCCTTTGTCacttcaatcaagtcctcacTTGGGCCTTCCAAATCTGCTTTTTTGCAACGTGGGTTTTCTTTACAGTCTCCAAATCTTCCTGGGTTTGCCTCTAAAGCCCGGTCCTTTGGTGTTTTTGCTAGAGCTGCTACAGAGAAATCTGTTCATGACTTCACTGTTAAG GATATTGATGGGAAGGTTGTTGCTCTTAGCAAATTTAAGGGGAAAGCTCTCTTGATTGTTAATGTCGCTTCGAAATG TGGTTTGACATCATCAAATTATTCGGAACTCACACACATATACGAGAAGTACAAAACTCAAG GCTTTGAAATTCTGGCTTTTCCTTGCAATCAGTTTGGTGGGCAAGAACCCGGATCAAACCCTGAGATTAAACAATTTGCTTGTACCAGGTACAAAGCAGAATTTCCAATATTTGATAAG GTTGATGTGAATGGACCAAGTACAGCTCCAGTCTATCAGTTTCTGAAATCAAGTGCTGGAGGATTTTTAGGTGATTTGATCAAGTGGAACTTTGAGAAGTTCTTGGTGGACAAGAATGGCAAGGTTGTGGAGAGATATCAACCAACAACGTCACCTTTCCAAATCGAG AAGGACATTCAGAAGCTCCTCGCGGCATGA